One Bradyrhizobium sp. ISRA464 genomic window carries:
- a CDS encoding peroxidase-related enzyme (This protein belongs to a clade of uncharacterized proteins related to peroxidases such as the alkylhydroperoxidase AhpD.), which translates to MSRLSVPNLESDTGPSGQVYAQIKKAIGAVPNTFAAIAAHGPAALKSILAADAVLAGGSLTKRDQEVIKLVISAAGGCDYCVAAHSYLAKLAGVKPEVLKQIRDGEPSGDARRDALVNFVRKLAQSSGTVSDADFAAIKAAGYTDAQLVEISLAFATTVFTNVFNRINDTDIDFPTVA; encoded by the coding sequence ATGTCCCGTCTCTCGGTCCCCAATCTGGAATCCGATACCGGTCCGTCCGGACAGGTCTACGCGCAAATCAAGAAGGCGATCGGCGCCGTGCCGAACACCTTCGCGGCGATCGCCGCCCACGGTCCCGCCGCCCTCAAGTCGATCCTCGCCGCCGATGCGGTGCTGGCCGGCGGCAGCCTGACGAAGCGCGACCAGGAAGTCATCAAGCTAGTCATCAGTGCAGCAGGCGGCTGCGACTACTGCGTCGCCGCCCACAGCTATCTCGCCAAGCTCGCGGGCGTGAAGCCCGAGGTGCTGAAGCAAATCCGCGATGGCGAGCCGAGCGGTGATGCCAGGCGCGACGCGCTGGTGAACTTCGTTCGCAAGCTTGCGCAGTCGAGCGGCACCGTCAGCGACGCCGATTTCGCGGCGATCAAGGCGGCCGGCTACACCGACGCGCAGCTGGTGGAGATCAGCCTCGCTTTCGCGACGACTGTCTTCACCAACGTCTTCAACCGCATCAACGACACCGACATCGACTTCCCCACGGTCGCGTGA
- a CDS encoding DUF417 family protein, with protein sequence MTTMTTATQNPLVRVLNKSGLLADDLDYHVVRAAMVIMFFFFGYQKWWPYEFERLVPFISNGPLIWWLYPAFGHAGASYFLGVSEWTFGSLLLAGFWDKRLGVLGALGSTGTFIATVTIIPFMPDGWDVAAGGFPAMTGNVPFLMKDVVLLAVSLYLLRQDVVRLTRQ encoded by the coding sequence ATGACTACGATGACAACCGCCACGCAGAACCCGCTCGTCCGCGTGCTCAACAAGTCCGGCCTGCTCGCGGACGACCTCGACTATCACGTCGTGCGCGCCGCGATGGTGATCATGTTCTTCTTCTTCGGTTACCAGAAGTGGTGGCCATATGAATTCGAACGACTGGTCCCGTTCATCAGCAACGGGCCGCTGATCTGGTGGCTCTATCCTGCGTTCGGCCACGCCGGCGCCAGCTACTTCCTGGGCGTCTCGGAGTGGACGTTCGGATCCCTGCTGCTCGCGGGCTTCTGGGACAAGCGGCTCGGCGTCCTCGGCGCGCTGGGTTCGACCGGCACCTTCATCGCAACCGTCACCATCATTCCGTTCATGCCGGACGGTTGGGACGTCGCCGCCGGAGGCTTCCCCGCGATGACGGGCAACGTGCCCTTCCTGATGAAGGACGTCGTCCTGCTCGCGGTCTCGCTCTATCTCCTGCGGCAGGACGTGGTTCGCCTGACGCGGCAATAG